Proteins from one Bufo gargarizans isolate SCDJY-AF-19 chromosome 8, ASM1485885v1, whole genome shotgun sequence genomic window:
- the RAI1 gene encoding retinoic acid-induced protein 1, with protein MQSFRERCGFHGNQQNYQPSSQDSSRLENYRHQSHPGLNCVRQRQMTKGYYAQTSYQGYENNTGEKYPRGDKHMNVQQLQGRVSFATFPEGNVYPGQYSGEDGMQNWGQSQALSGAKYEENVIKKTPGENRAYQDPTGQIQFRSHSLHHPQQPNLPYTKLPQQKVQNDVPSSPLPFSQSSHFSQNFPTSTYSSVPGNSPVSHSFKSCTSPSNPPHEHAMATAGQRVQSLHGYQSSRMASFEQTQRQHAQETLHYQNMTKYHGQHYSQQGQAYCQPETPSRTPEQYYQTFSPSASHSPARSVGRSPSYSSTPSPLMPNIENFQYNQQQHNANTFPMGISDHSHYMPLLNPSPTGTSSPESQTKSLQNDKIPETLLSDLSLQSLTALTSQVENISTTVQQLLMTKSGIPQKKAIKTSPRTPEQMKGQHCSSESSAYSSEPMGTPLSETLGTPQSVHAEVQDTDYLSGSDDQLERNYLYCGPGRSTARANSTKMKPESISTCSVTSPDNMSTKSDDSFQSINANLPLETFAKLVSSERECPHLLVNALSQEELSTEIIALQDAIDNEKAEKAWVDSPELDNNSPKSPFNLENHTCVESVVKNTWSDQENVQMFSEALKKGAPEKTHDNFNEDYYEKNEFQSPTEKVVEENTENSKGLGTEKNVDTVTSSASYTSYSNTLANCARNSDPFDWPDKNMTESCLRWKEIELTLHSTDLQKGLFQIKESKVDSQPDVPDMETPLENDSGEDFNKEGAEEMAYQEDSKEDNVKWLEDTRDCYTEEDFHDIPDLPSQKESNLEPEDYSSLCDFSERKSFIYDESITKPARGSEALSSIDTPESIENPSTEEKENLVASSHLSCNSIMLLGPAVETESKVKSWFESTIPHIDDTKEKVEEDIEDSVLESGAIQEAEEKKTETINNQPTPKTEEVTEKKSLRGRRSQCKIAESSVPSAPVQTPTDLNSKSVTKITPARMCTRSTTAKVEPQGCGTSTKTPLQEKMTKKGAFGEKERAPYKTGRRGGKNALKIAPAPNDENVFLLQNTSPTVLDSTQKSNKNGFSILRDERSMILRSRSKKQELFPAKRRRGKKGMNFVLKKRSYLKKIIANNCSAGDTFQMIPKIRKRMKLSDTAVGISVKNSERPLHSLKRKSSLISPIPAKKRNLIIRGKKTKKPKLEAPPKLFKKIKPVKKEKVKLAITSKKNCKVILSAPSVRITQDVCLKVTSRASYHGPMKTKVLPPRKGRGLKLEAIVQKMTSPNQKKQGAAMAGTTHVLAINSSSVAQGRENKDGTLLGADANTKVMVHDLSRTESSKLKNEQHNGNCHGSSNKTPLKGKPFYKKKGAPKLHREAGLRNMAKRQANCLGSKKPSSIPKKKFRRGRSKSSPSTSKVTVKKLLGSSPSVPLTSKNKALSDNVLLTNKSRSSECKQVRAKEISIVPETSGDVLSQTRTRKKSKNPAFNGYTKRQRKCSPRNRSTSQAPGTKRRSKRQNIPLVTPKEPEIKLKYVSSKPARAESRVQLFSPYIQVEKKNAFTTTCTIVNSAGDEMRLLKERSTVHSSSPVTFSSQGSIPLSSRMQLGPLICKSVSSGCLLCCLCRCPANYKDLGDLYGPYYPMDCLPNKKPRPKDKVKPEDTSTEKPSKMVEPLCTAVSGRTSCTDSGATEPVKHSSLRSSTRALLRKLPSCYCCNKKAEGTDAEKPKRHHCTKSSESHSLEVETKEHWVHEACAVWTSGVYLVAGKLYGVHEAIQMAASGLCPRCQKPGATVGCSHKGCTQTYHYTCATEAGCLLNEENFSLRCPKHKRHLV; from the exons ATGCAGTCTTTTCGGGAAAGGTGTGGTTTCCACGGCAACCAGCAGAACTACCAACCATCTTCACAGGATTCCTCACGCCTGGAGAATTATAGGCATCAAAGTCACCCGGGGCTCAACTGTGTGCGTCAGAGACAGATGACCAAAGGGTACTATGCCCAGACGTCCTATCAAGGTTACGAGAACAATACTGGGGAGAAATACCCCCGTGGTGACAAGCACATGAATGTCCAACAGCTTCAAGGCAGGGTCTCTTTTGCTACTTTCCCTGAGGGCAATGTGTATCCTGGACAGTATTCTGGAGAAGATGGGATGCAAAATTGGGGGCAATCTCAGGCTTTGAGTGGGGCAAAATATGAGGAAAACGTAATAAAGAAGACCCCTGGAGAAAACAGAGCGTATCAAGATCCAACTGGACAAATACAGTTCCGTTCCCACTCTCTACACCACCCCCAGCAACCAAACCTTCCTTACACTAAGCTTCCACAGCAGAAGGTCCAGAATGACGTCCCATCTTCCCCACTGCCTTTTTCCCAGTCATCCCACTTCAGCCAAAATTTTCCAACTTCCACATACTCTTCCGTGCCAGGGAACAGCCCCGTATCTCATTCCTTCAAAAGTTGCACATCCCCATCCAACCCTCCACATGAACATGCTATGGCTACTGCCGGTCAACGGGTGCAATCCCTGCATGGCTACCAGTCATCAAGAATGGCTTCCTTTGAGCAAACGCAGCGCCAACATGCACAGGAAACTTTGCACTACCAGAACATGACTAAGTACCATGGGCAACATTACAGCCAACAAGGCCAAGCATATTGTCAACCTGAGACTCCCAGTAGAACTCCAGAGCAGTATTATCAAACCTTCAGTCCAAGTGCCAGCCATTCTCCAGCCCGCTCCGTGGGCAGATCCCCATCTTATAGTTCCACTCCCTCTCCACTAATGCCAAACATTGAGAACTTTCAATACAACCAGCAACAACATAACGCTAATACATTCCCTATGGGTATTTCTGATCACAGCCACTACATGCCTCTCCTCAATCCTTCACCTACAGGCACCTCCAGTCCAGAGTCTCAAACAAAAAGTTTGCAGAATGACAAAATTCCAGAGACCTTGCTATCTGACCTCAGTTTGCAAAGCCTTACAGCTCTTACTTCACAAGTAGAGAACATCTCAACAACTGTTCAGCAACTTCTTATGACCAAGTCTGGAATTCCACAGAAGAAAGCGATTAAGACTTCTCCAAGGACCCCTGAGCAAATGAAAGGACAGCATTGCAGTTCAGAGAGTAGTGCTTACTCATCTGAACCAATGGGGACACCTCTTTCAGAAACCCTTGGTACTCCACAATCTGTCCATGCCGAGGTCCAAGATACAGACTACCTTAGCGGTTCTGATGACCAGCTAGAGAGGAATTACTTGTATTGTGGTCCAGGACGAAGCACAGCCAGGGCCAACAGTACCAAAATGAAGCCAGAATCCATCTCCACATGTTCTGTGACGTCGCCTGACAACATGTCTACAAAGTCTGATGATTCATTTCAGAGCATCAACGCCAATCTCCCATTGGAGACTTTTGCAAAACTGGTGAGCAGCGAAAGAGAGTGTCCACACTTACTGGTTAATGCTTTGTCCCAAGAGGAGTTGTCTACAGAAATCATTGCTCTACAAGATGCCATTGATAATGAGAAAGCAGAAAAAGCTTGGGTCGATTCTCCGGAATTGGATAATAATTCACCCAAATCCCCATTCAACTTAGAAAATCATACTTGCGTGGAATCAGTGGTCAAAAACACGTGGTCAGATCAGGAGAATGTACAGATGTTTTCAGAAGCTTTGAAGAAAGGTGCACCAGAAAAAACTCATGATAACTTCAATGAGGACTATTACGAAAAAAATGAATTTCAATCACCTACTGAAAAGGTTGTCGAAGAAAACACAGAAAATTCAAAAGGTTTGGGCACAGAGAAGAATGTGGACACTGTGACATCTAGCGCTAGCTATACCAGTTACTCAAATACACTGGCAAATTGCGCAAGAAATTCTGATCCCTTTGACTGGCCAGATAAAAACATGACCGAGTCTTGCCTTCGGTGGAAAGAAATTGAGCTAACTCTTCATTCTACTGATCTCCAGAAAGGTTTGTTTCAAATCAAGGAAAGTAAAGTTGATAGTCAGCCTGATGTTCCTGATATGGAGACACCCCTGGAAAACGACTCTGGGGAGGATTTCAATAAAGAGGGGGCTGAAGAGATGGCGTACCAAGAAGACAGCAAAGAAGACAATGTTAAGTGGTTGGAAGACACTAGGGACTGCTACACTGAAGAGGATTTCCATGACATACCCGATCTTCCCTCCCAGAAAGAATCAAATCTAGAACCAGAAGACTATTCCTCACTCTGTGACTTCTCTGAAAGAAAATCTTTCATTTATGATGAATCTATTACAAAACCGGCCAGAGGTTCTGAAGCATTATCTTCCATTGATACACCAGAGTCCATAGAAAATCCAAGTACCGAAGAAAAGGAGAATTTGGTGGCATCATCACATTTGTCATGTAATTCTATTATGTTGCTCGGTCCTGCCGTTGAAACAGAGTCGAAAGTGAAAAGCTGGTTTGAATCCACAATACCGCACATTGACGACACAAAAGAAAAAGTTGAAGAAGACATCGAAGACAGTGTGCTAGAATCAGGAGCCATTCAAgaagcagaagaaaaaaaaactgaaacaataAATAATCAGCCAACTCCAAAAACGGAAGAAGTCACTGAAAAGAAATCTCTGAGAGGTCGAAGGAGTCAATGCAAAATTGCTGAAAGTTCTGTGCCTAGTGCTCCTGTCCAGACTCCGACAGATCTGAATAGTAAATCTGTGACCAAAATCACTCCAGCAAGGATGTGCACCCGTTCCACTACCGCCAAGGTAGAACCTCAAGGATGTGGAACTAGTACAAAGACACCTCTTCAAGAGAAGATGACTAAGAAAGGAGCATTTGGTGAAAAGGAGAGGGCCCCATATAAAACTGGTAGGAGAGGTGGTAAAAATGCCCTGAAAATAGCACCAGCACCTAATGACGAAAATGTGTTCCTTCTGCAAAATACCTCGCCAACAGTCCTTGACAGCACTCAGAAATCAAATAAAAATGGCTTCAGTATTCTGAGGGATGAGCGATCTATGATTCTAAGGTCAAGAAGCAAGAAGCAGGAGCTCTTCCCAGcaaagagaagaagaggaaagaaggGAATGAACTTTGTCCTGAAGAAGCGTTCATACTTAAAGAAAATAATCGCCAACAATTGCTCTGCTGGGGATACATTTCAGATGATACCAAAAATCAGGAAAAGGATGAAGCTCTCAGACACAGCAGTGGGAATAAGTGTAAAAAATTCAGAACGGCCTTTGCATTCTCTGAAGAGGAAGTCAAGCTTAATTTCTCCGATTCCGGCCAAAAAGCGAAACCTGATCATACGTGGCAAAAAGACTAAAAAGCCAAAGTTAGAGGCCCCTCCCAAATTATTCAAAAAAATTAAGCCAGTCAAAAAAGAGAAGGTCAAGTTAGCAATAACTTCGAAGAAGAACTGTAAGGTTATCCTAAGTGCCCCTTCTGTCCGAATAACCCAAGATGTTTGCCTGAAGGTGACCTCACGCGCATCATATCATGGGCCAATGAAGACAAAGGTCTTGCCTCCGAGAAAGGGCAGAGGTTTGAAACTGGAAGCCATAGTTCAAAAAATGACATCGCCAAACCAAAAGAAACAAGGTGCTGCCATGGCAGGAACAACACATGTTTTAGCTATTAACAGCAGTAGTGTTGCCCAAGGAAGAGAAAATAAAGATGGCACCTTACTAGGGGCAGATGCCAACACCAAGGTAATGGTTCATGATCTGAGCCGTACCGAATCTTCGAAGCTGAAGAATGAACAACATAATGGGAATTGTCATGGGTCAAGCAACAAGACTCCTCTCAAAGGAAAACCCTTCTACAAGAAGAAAGGAGCTCCAAAACTACATAGAGAGGCTGGCTTACGGAATATGGCCAAGAGACAAGCCAACTGTCTAGGTTCGAAAAAGCCTAGTTCTATCCCCAAAAAGAAGTTTAGAAGAGGTAGATCCAAAAGTTCTCCGAGCACTTCTAAAGTGACAGTAAAGAAGTTGCTTGGTTCCTCTCCATCTGTGCCTCTTACGTCTAAAAATAAAGCTCTATCGGACAATGTTCTCTTGACCAATAAGTCTCGCTCAAGTGAGTGCAAACAGGTGAGGGCCAAAGAGATCTCCATTGTCCCTGAGACATCTGGGGACGTCTTGTCCCAAACCAGaactagaaaaaaatctaagaatCCAGCCTTCAATGGCTACACCAAGAGGCAACGTAAGTGTTCTCCCCGAAACAGGTCCACCAGCCAAGCTCCTGGAACCAAGCGAAGGTCAAAGAGGCAAAACATTCCTCTTGTTACACCCAAAGAGCCAGAAATTAAATTGAAGTATGTGTCCTCTAAACCGGCCCGGGCTGAAAGCAGAGTTCAACTCTTCTCCCCATATATTCaggtggagaaaaaaaatgcttTCACTACTACTTGTACCATCGTCAATTCTGCTGGCGACGAAATGAGATTATTGAAGGAGAGAAGTACAGTCCACTCTTCGTCTCCGGTCACATTTTCTAGCCAAGGTTCAATACCGCTTTCTTCTAGGATGCAGTTGGGACCTCTCATCTGCAAGTCGGTGAGCTCCGGTTGTCTTCTCTGTTGCCTGTGCCGTTGCCCTGCCAACTATAAAGACTTGGGTGATCTTTATGGCCCATATTACCCCATGGACTGTTTACCTAACAAGAAACCCCGGCCGAAAGATAAAGTCAAACCAGAGGACACGTCGACAGAGAAGCCCTCCAAGATGGTAGAACCTCTTTGCACAGCAGTGAGCGGGAGGACGTCTTGCACGGACAGTGGAGCCACTGAGCCAGTCAAACACAGTAGTCTCCGTTCTAGCACCCGTGCATTGCTCAGGAAGCTGCCCAGCTGTTACTGCTGTAATAAAAAGGCAGAGGGGACAGACGCTGAAAAGCCCAAGAGGCACCATTGCACCAAAAGCTCCGAGTCTCATTCACTGGAAGTAGAGACAAAGGAGCACTGGGTCCATGAAGCTTGTGCGGTGTGGACCAGCGGAGTTTACCTAGTGGCTGGAAAACTTTATGGTGTCCATGAAGCTATACAGATGGCAGCTTCAGGA CTCTGTCCCAGGTGTCAAAAGCCAGGAGCGACTGTGGGCTGCAGTCACAAGGGATGCACGCAGACCTACCACTACACGTGCGCAACGGAGGCAG GTTGCTTGTTAAATGAAGAGAACTTCTCATTAAGATGTCCTAAACATAAG AGGCACCTGGTGTAA